GCGATGATGCAAAGGTAGAGTTGCCAGAAGTTGATGCATTAAACGATTCGAGCTCTGCAGGTGCAGAATTATTAAATAAAGCGACGAGTACCGAACAAATAGGGAAATCAAATAGTGGTGCTGAGAGAGTTTCATTACCTGACTTAGGAAAGAAAATGGAAGAGCAAGTAGAAGCGCTGCAAAAATTTGTAGTGAAACAAGAACGTGTTTTATTCCAGTTAAATCCAGAAAAACTTGGTACATTAACAGTGTTTATGAAAAAACACGGAGATCAAATTGACGTTCACGTAGAAATGGAAAAACACGATGCGAAAAAACGTGTTGAAATCATTTTTGATGAATTGAGATTAAAGTTAAAAGAAAAAGAAATCAATATTCAAATTAGCTATTCAGATAAAGATGAAAATCGTAAAGAACAGCGAGAACAAGAGCAAAGGCAAAAACAGAAATTAGCAAATACAAATCATGAAAAACAACAATCAACAGAATTTGCGGGATTATTGGAGGAATAACGCGTGCCAACAGTTGGATTAAATACAACGAGTACAAATCATATTCCGTTACAAGCAGGAGCGCAAACAAAAAACGCATCTGTAAATGGTGTGCAATCGCCAGTTCAACAAACAAACGGAGTATCAGCAAGTAATCAAAAAACACCCGGTATTATGGATAAAGATGATTTCCTGAAACTTTTTTTAGCGAGCTTTCAACATCAAGACCCGTTTAATGCGATGGATATGAACCAAATGATGAATCAAACGGCTCAACTATCGCTTATGGAGCAAGTACAAAATATGACGAAAGCAGTAGATAAACTACAATCAACGATGTATACGACAGCTCTTGATGGTGGGATGAAATTTTTAGGAAAGTATGTTAGAGGTATAAACAATAAGGGGGAGCAAGTGACTGGTCAAGTGGAAACAGTTCGACTTGCCGAAAATAACGATGTACAACTTATTGTTGATAATCAAGTTGTCTCACTTCGTTTTGTAGAAAGGGTTTCAGATAAACCGATAGCAGAAACAAATCCAGAAGATGAGAAGAAAGATGATATAGAGAAAAATGAAGAGGTTAAGCAAAATTAATAAAAGGAGTGTATATAGGTTATGATTAAAGCGTTATATACGAGTATTACAGGGATGAATGCGGCACAAAATGCATTAAGTGTTACTTCAAATAATATTGCAAATGCACAAACAGTTGGATATAAAAAGCAAAAAGCTATTTTTGATGATCTGCTATATAATAATACGGTTGGTTCACGTGGGGATGGTGCTTATGCTGGTACGAATCCAAAGAGTATCGGTAACGGTGTAAAGTTTAGTGGGACATCTACAGATTTTAGTGATGGTTCTATTACTTTAACTAGTGATAAGATGGAGACAGCAATAGAGGGAAATGGTTTATTTTTAGTTGGCGATCGTAATAGCGGAAATGTAGAGTATACGAGAAAAGGGTCTTTCGGTGTATCGAAAGATAACTATGTTACAAATACAAGTGGTCAGTATGTGCTAGGGTATGGTGTGAAAACAGGAACTCAAGAAATAGATTTTTCTTCACGACCAAGTCCAATTCATATTCCAATGGGATCAGCTGTTGGTGGGATTCAAACAGATAAAGCAACAATAGGTGGAAACCTTCCTAGAAATCAAAATGCGTTATCTCACGAATTCACAGTTTTTGATGAGGAAGGGAACTCGTTAACGTTACGTGTAAATATTAAACAAAAGACTACAAAAGAGACTGTAGATGGTAAAGAAGTTGAAAAGCCTGTGCCAGGTGAATATACGTATACGGTTTCTGTAAGAAATGATTCTAAAAACGAAAAAGAGTTTAAGCCGGTTGAAGGCATGACGGGCGAAAAAAATCTTAAATTTGATACATTAGGAAATCTAAAGGAGACAGATGAAGCTGTACAAAAAAATCCAGTAACTGGTGAAATTACTAAAGGTGGAACGGTTAAAATTCCTTTTGGTAAGGGACTGACACTGGACTTAAGTGGTTTAACAAATTATCCAACAGGGAAAACTATTTCTACAACAGAAGTAACGGGGCGTCCAGCTGCAATTGCAAATGACTATTCAATTTCTGACGGTGGTTTCGTTATGATGAGATATTCGGATGGTAGTATGAAGGTTGTAGGACAACTAGCTGTAGCTACATTCCCTAATTCAGGTGGATTAATGAAAACTGGGAATGGCAATTACATTGCCACACCATCAGCAGGGATTCCAGGGATAGGTGTTGCTGGTGAGAATGGTGCAGGTAATGTAAGAGGTTCAGCAAAAGAAAGTTCAAACGTAGATTTATCTGTAGAATTCGTTGACTTAATGTTATATCAACGTGGATTCCAAGGAAATGCGAAAGTAATTAAAGTGTCAGATGAAGTATTAAATGAAGTTGTAAACTTAATTCGATAATGTATTATAAAGAAAGATCGTAATGTAGTAGAAAGGGTTTTTATTCGTATGACAAGACAAGAACGAATTTTACAATTGCCATTTTTCGAGAATAAACGTGAACTTGCTGAGCAAGTGCTAAAAATGGAACGAGAAGAGCATGTATATTTACCAGATCAATTTGAAATTAAGCAAGTGCCCCCGTATTCATTTGCTGAAAAGGAAGCGATTATTGGTCGTATTCATGAGTTTTATTTCGTCAGTATTGGCAGTGATGGCGCATGGAAGTATCAACTGTTTAAGGACGAGATGAAGTGCCGTGAGTTTTTTGTTACATTATCAGGCATTACGGATCAGCAAATTGCGTTTTGGTTCAACAATATCGAGTTGCTTAAAGGCGCTTAAAAGTGTTTTTAGTCTTAGGTGGCTCGGAGCTGTAAGAAGAGAACTATAGAAATGTACTGGAATGGTTGAACAATAATCTCTTTATAGCAAGTCAGTACTTTTTATAGTCTGTGAGTTGTGACAATAGGGCAATGAAATGAGAGTATACTAGTTTCATTTCATATGTTTGTGACGATAGATTTTTATAAAAGGAGAGGTGAAGAGGATGGCGCAAAATAAGTATCGCGTTACATTCATTTCGCCGAGTGAGGTTGAGCAGCGGACTGTAATGGCGGCGAATAGTTTGCCAGATTTAATTCGTAAAGTAGAAAGTATTATTGCAGATCCAAACGGTTATTTTGTAAACGATAAAAAAAATAATTGCTATTTTAAAGTGATTAAAGAAAATGTTACGTTTATTCAATATGAGTTACTATTTTCGGATAAGGAAATTCATATTGAAAAATTAAAACATATAGCACCAGTGGTATTAAAACGATTATTTAAAAAAATAAATGACCCGGAACTATATGCACTCGCGCTACTTGATGTTGATATAGCAACGAAAGAATATGTGCTAGCAGAAATGAATTCTGAACTGAGAATAAGAGTAGAGACGGAGCTTTCGAAAAAATGGGAAGCAATGCCGACGGAAATTGTAGGTGCACAAGAAGTTTTATTAGAGGCACTTGCTTCGTTTATACAAGATTAATTGTTTTTTAATAAAATGAATCGTTCGACTATCTATATTTTTTATATAGGTAGTTGACTTTTTCTCTTTTATAAAGCTTAATAATTAGATATACGGAATTAATGGAAGGGGAGCGACACCTTTATGTCACAAGCACAAAGTATTTTATTAGAAAGCGGAACAAATGAATTAGAGATTGTTACGTACACTGTTGGTGAAAACCTATTTAGTATTAATGTAATGAAAGTACGTGAAATCATTAATCCATTCCCTGTTACAACTGTGCCAGAATCTCATCATGCAGTTGAAGGTGTTGTTCAAGTACGTGGTGAAATTTTACCTGTTATTAACTTAGCGATGGCTCTTAATTTAAAGTCAACAAAGCCACTTGATCAAACGAAATTTATCATCTCAGAATTAAACCAAATGAAAGTTATTTTCCGCGTTGATGAAGTGCATCGTATTCAACGTATTTCGTGGGAACAAATTGATGAACCAGCTTCATTATCTATGGGACTAGAAGAAACGACATCTGGTATTGTAAAACTAGATGGAAAAATCATCTTACTATTAGATTATGAAAAAATTGTATGTGAAATTAGCGGCACTGGTTATGACAATAAATCCATTGCAGGATTAGAACAAAAAACAGATCGAGCTGAAAAAGTAATTTACATTGCAGAAGATTCAGCGATGCTTCGCCAAATATTAGAAGAAACATTATCATCAGCTGGATATACGAAAATGAACTTCTTCAGCAATGGTGCAGAAGCGTTAGCACAAATTGAAAAATTAGCGAAAGAGCAAGGCGAAAAAATGTTTGAACATATTCACTTGCTAATTACGGATATTGAAATGCCAAAAATGGATGGACATCATTTAACGAAAGTGGTTAAGGATAGTGAAGTAATGAATCGTTTACCAGTCATTATTTTCTCTTCATTAATTACAAATGAATTATTCCATAAAGGTGAAGCTGTAGGAGCAAATGCTCAAGTAAGTAAGCCAGATATTCAAGAGCTAATTGGTTTAGTTGATAAGTTAGTGCTTTAAAAGCTTCTATTTAGCCGGAATAGAAGCTCTAGCCAAGTGTTGAGCGGTCAGTGCTTAATAGAGCCCTATGCGATGTTGAGATATAGGTAACTAGAAGAGCTGGTGTATAACATTTTTCTATTTAGTAGGAATAGAGGAACTACTTATGTAAGGAAGTTTTCAGTGCTTAATAGAGTCTCATGCGATGTGAGTTCAGAGGTATGAAGTAGTTTTAGGTAAGAAGAAGTGAGACTTCGATTGAGGATTTGAAGACTGGGTTTATAACTCTATTCTGTTAGAGAGAGGAAGGAATTAGCCAATGCTACATATGGCTAATTCCTTTTTAGTATTCTATACTTTAAGCTGGTAGAAAAATGAAAGGTTTCTTGGGTGTTTGTCGCTGTATGTGTGAATAATCTTTATTTAGAGATTTTTGATTTAAAAATATAAGCAAACGTATTTTCGATTGTTATTTTAGTAATATTTCGTGGTAACGCAAATTTTTTCGGTGAAAAAACATTTAAAATACCATATAATATAATTAAATGTAATTAATATGCAATTTTACATATTAATCAAAAAATATTTTCCAAATTTTTATACTTTCTATACATTTTTGTATGTTTATTATTTGACAGATAATTTCGAACTGTTATAATATGGATATGTAAAAATTGCTATTTTCTTAAAAGACATGGGAGTCAGATGAGAATTGTGAAAGGATGAGGGGGAGTGGCACAGATTATGTATCACCACACAGCAATTAATGTATTAGGTCTTTTACAAAACATGTCAAATAATAAAATGAACGATATGCAACTAGAGGTGGAATTTAAAAAAATAGAAAAAGAATTCCAAGTAAAGTATGAAGAATTAGTTGATTTACATAATAGAATGGTATTATTCCAAATAGATATAGAAAAAAATGGCGGGATGCGAGCATATGAAAAATCAACAATTACATGGCTGAAGTCTGAACTAGAGCTACTGTATGAAGTGTATCAATTTTGTCAGCGTCACGGTTTAAACATTTTAAATATTTCAAAATACGTAAGTAAAAATGAACTAAATCTTTTTCCTAAAACGGAAAGTCAATTGCAAAATACGTATTATAAATTGAAAAAACGTGAAATACCGTTTGAAAATATTGAAAAACAAAAACCGGGACGAAAGCGAAAATATATACCAGTAAAAGAGACAATCGTTGCAAGAAAACAAGAAAACGAGTACGAATTAAAAGAAGAAATCCAGCATAAAGAGGATGAAAAAAATCTTGTAACAGTTATATCTGGTATCGTTGATAACTTTGAAACAATTAATCAGTGTAGTGAAAGGAAAGAAGACGAACTACATCAGTTTATGGAAGGTATTTATAAGCTTTCTAGCATGGCGGCAGGGCGTTCTAGAGAAGCAAAGAATACACGTAGCTTAGAAGATGAATTGCAGTCGTTACAACTAGAAAATGAAAGGCTAAAACGAGAGAAAGAAGATCTTGTACAAGATATTAAAGGTATGACGCAGCTTTTAATTCATTTCATTACAAGTTCTGATATTGATCAAATACGTAAATTACCAACTTTCGTACAAGATTGTAAAATGGAATTACATAAACTAGGGCTATATAATGCACAGGACGGTAAAATGAAAATTATGGTTGATCGTAGCGGACAAGTTATGACCGTAACACAGTAATAAAATTTGGGTACAAAATAAAAGGGAGATACATAGTTTATATGTATTTCCCTTTTATTTTGTATGGAATCGTTCCAAAGAAGGAAGATGAATTTTTACGAGTGTAGTAGTTTAGAAACCATTTGCGGAATTTGATTTGCTTGTGAAACCATACTAAGCGTAACTTCAGTCAACAATCTGAACTTTAAAAAATCACTTATCTCCTGCGCCATATCCGCATCTTCAACTTGAGATACAGCATCTGTTAACGCCATACTTTGGCTATTTAAATTTTCAATATTGAACTGTAAACGATTTATCATAGAGCCAAGGTCGGCACGGTGAAGTGATACATTTTGTAAAGCCTCTTCAATTTTAAGAATCGCCGCGCTTGCTTCTTGTTCTGTTGAAATCTTGATGTCATGTTGTGTAGGGGAAGGGGGAATATGTTTCGTCATATGTACCGTATGACTGATATCGTCTAATGTAATAGGGCGGTTTTGACCGTCAAATACGGATAAATCATTAAATTCAGTTGTCTCGCTAATATAGCCAATTTGTTCTGTTAAAGATTGAAACTCTGTATTCAGTGAATCACGGTTTTTATTTGAATTCGTACCGTTCGTAGATTGAACGGCTAAATCACGCATACGCTGTAAAATATTCGTCACAGTTTGAAGGGCAGCTTCTGCCGTGCGAAGCATTGATATCGCATCCTCATTATTACGAATCGCCACGCGCATACCACTTGCTCTCGCATGCATTCGAGTCACAATTGCAATATTAGCGGGATTATCAGAAGCATGGTTTAACTTCTTACCAGTCGCCAAATGCTCCATTGACACATTCATACGTTTCTCATTCTCATACAACGACTGCCTAGCATTCATACTTAAAATATTCGTACCAATACGCATAATAGACACTCCTTATAGATTGATATAGTCAGTGTTCTAAAGTTAATAAACGGTTATGAAAAGATAAAAAGGCTTATGCTTATTTGCTATTTGTGTTTTAACATAAGAGGGGATCAAGATAAGCACTAACCGCTTCTATGCACCGCAGATGCTCTCTTCCATCAAAAAAAGAAGTTTTTATAAAAAATAAACCTCTCCGCAAGCAGAGAGGTTTATTCAGGAAACTAACTCAAATGGCTTATTGTAATAATTTGGAAACCATTTGTGGAGTTTGGTTTGCTTGAGAAAGCATGCTGATACCAGCTTCATTCAAGATTTTGAACTTAGTCATTTCAGACATTTCTTTCGCCATGTCAGCGTCTTCGATTTGAGAAGCAGCTGAAGCCATGTTAGTAGCTTGGCTTGTTACGTTGTTTAAGTTATGGTCTAAACGGTTTAATTGAGAACCGAAAGTTGCTCTTTCATCAGCAATTTTTTGAATTGCAGTGTCCAGTTTTGTTATTTCAGTTTCAGCAGTGGCTCTATCTGCTAAAGTAGTTAAAGTATCAGTTGTAATTGTTTTTGCATTCAGAGAATCAATTGTCATTGTATCGCCAGAAGCATCAGAAAGTTGAACTTTGATATCAGCCGCACCACCCTTATCAGTACTTAAGAATTTAATACCATTGAAAGATGTTTTGTCAGCGATATGATCAATTTCACTTTTTAATGCTTCGTATTCTTTGTTTAAAGAAGCAGTATCTTCAGTGTTATTCGTACCGTTAGAAGCCTGTGTAGCAAGGTCACGCATACGAAGTAAGATGTTAGAAATAGATCCCAAAGCAGCGTCACCAGTACGTAAAGCAGACATAGCGTCTTGCGTGTTACGTGCTCCGACGTTTAATCCGCCTTCTTTTGCACGCATACGAGTAGCGATAGCTAAACCAGCCGCATCGTCAGCTGCACTGTTAATAGATTTACCGCTAGATAAACGATTCATCGCAGTATTCATTTTGTCTTGGTTTTGTCGCATGTACTCTTGCGTACGCATACTATTAATATTTGTATTAATTCTCATGT
This DNA window, taken from Bacillus cereus ATCC 14579, encodes the following:
- a CDS encoding flagellar hook assembly protein FlgD, producing the protein MPTVGLNTTSTNHIPLQAGAQTKNASVNGVQSPVQQTNGVSASNQKTPGIMDKDDFLKLFLASFQHQDPFNAMDMNQMMNQTAQLSLMEQVQNMTKAVDKLQSTMYTTALDGGMKFLGKYVRGINNKGEQVTGQVETVRLAENNDVQLIVDNQVVSLRFVERVSDKPIAETNPEDEKKDDIEKNEEVKQN
- the flgE gene encoding flagellar hook protein FlgE — translated: MIKALYTSITGMNAAQNALSVTSNNIANAQTVGYKKQKAIFDDLLYNNTVGSRGDGAYAGTNPKSIGNGVKFSGTSTDFSDGSITLTSDKMETAIEGNGLFLVGDRNSGNVEYTRKGSFGVSKDNYVTNTSGQYVLGYGVKTGTQEIDFSSRPSPIHIPMGSAVGGIQTDKATIGGNLPRNQNALSHEFTVFDEEGNSLTLRVNIKQKTTKETVDGKEVEKPVPGEYTYTVSVRNDSKNEKEFKPVEGMTGEKNLKFDTLGNLKETDEAVQKNPVTGEITKGGTVKIPFGKGLTLDLSGLTNYPTGKTISTTEVTGRPAAIANDYSISDGGFVMMRYSDGSMKVVGQLAVATFPNSGGLMKTGNGNYIATPSAGIPGIGVAGENGAGNVRGSAKESSNVDLSVEFVDLMLYQRGFQGNAKVIKVSDEVLNEVVNLIR
- a CDS encoding DUF3964 family protein — protein: MTRQERILQLPFFENKRELAEQVLKMEREEHVYLPDQFEIKQVPPYSFAEKEAIIGRIHEFYFVSIGSDGAWKYQLFKDEMKCREFFVTLSGITDQQIAFWFNNIELLKGA
- a CDS encoding chemotaxis protein; the protein is MSQAQSILLESGTNELEIVTYTVGENLFSINVMKVREIINPFPVTTVPESHHAVEGVVQVRGEILPVINLAMALNLKSTKPLDQTKFIISELNQMKVIFRVDEVHRIQRISWEQIDEPASLSMGLEETTSGIVKLDGKIILLLDYEKIVCEISGTGYDNKSIAGLEQKTDRAEKVIYIAEDSAMLRQILEETLSSAGYTKMNFFSNGAEALAQIEKLAKEQGEKMFEHIHLLITDIEMPKMDGHHLTKVVKDSEVMNRLPVIIFSSLITNELFHKGEAVGANAQVSKPDIQELIGLVDKLVL
- a CDS encoding DNA-binding domain-containing protein, which encodes MYHHTAINVLGLLQNMSNNKMNDMQLEVEFKKIEKEFQVKYEELVDLHNRMVLFQIDIEKNGGMRAYEKSTITWLKSELELLYEVYQFCQRHGLNILNISKYVSKNELNLFPKTESQLQNTYYKLKKREIPFENIEKQKPGRKRKYIPVKETIVARKQENEYELKEEIQHKEDEKNLVTVISGIVDNFETINQCSERKEDELHQFMEGIYKLSSMAAGRSREAKNTRSLEDELQSLQLENERLKREKEDLVQDIKGMTQLLIHFITSSDIDQIRKLPTFVQDCKMELHKLGLYNAQDGKMKIMVDRSGQVMTVTQ
- a CDS encoding flagellin yields the protein MRIGTNILSMNARQSLYENEKRMNVSMEHLATGKKLNHASDNPANIAIVTRMHARASGMRVAIRNNEDAISMLRTAEAALQTVTNILQRMRDLAVQSTNGTNSNKNRDSLNTEFQSLTEQIGYISETTEFNDLSVFDGQNRPITLDDISHTVHMTKHIPPSPTQHDIKISTEQEASAAILKIEEALQNVSLHRADLGSMINRLQFNIENLNSQSMALTDAVSQVEDADMAQEISDFLKFRLLTEVTLSMVSQANQIPQMVSKLLHS
- a CDS encoding flagellin translates to MRINTNINSMRTQEYMRQNQDKMNTAMNRLSSGKSINSAADDAAGLAIATRMRAKEGGLNVGARNTQDAMSALRTGDAALGSISNILLRMRDLATQASNGTNNTEDTASLNKEYEALKSEIDHIADKTSFNGIKFLSTDKGGAADIKVQLSDASGDTMTIDSLNAKTITTDTLTTLADRATAETEITKLDTAIQKIADERATFGSQLNRLDHNLNNVTSQATNMASAASQIEDADMAKEMSEMTKFKILNEAGISMLSQANQTPQMVSKLLQ